GCCCGCAACTGGGCGATGGCGTTATCAATCAAGGTTTGCTGGGCGGCGGTAACGGACATGGCGAGGGGCGGCCTGGTTCAAAGAAGCCGCCCATTATACCGCCTCAGCGGCCGAGCCTGGTCTTGAGCCAGCCATCCACCGATAACAGGCCCATGCCGTGGGTGACCAGAAACAGCAGCAGCGTGCCCCACAGGATGTGATCTTTGACTCCGGCCGCGTCCAGCGAGGCATGATAAGAGATCAGCGCCACGGCATTGACCACAAACAGACCTGCCGCCGAAAAGCGCCCGGCCAGCCCGATAATCAACAGCGATGACAAGCCCAGTTCCGCCGTGGTCGACATCACCGCTGCCACTGCGGGTGGCAATACCGGCACTTTGTATTCATCGGCAAACAAGGCCAGCGTGATGTGCCAGTCATGCAGCTTGGTCAATCCCGACAAGATGAATACCCGCGCCACGTACAACCGCACGGCCAGGTCAAAAACCGGTGCCAGGGTTGCCGCAAGCCAGGTACCCAACGCGTACAGGCGTCCGAGCGGCGACTGAGCGCAGCTAGCGATAATGCTTTTCATGATGGAGTCCTTCTACGAGGGTAAGTACAGCGCGGTGACCAGACCGCAGCCGAACCACTGGGCCAGCGCGGGGCTGGGGTCAAAATCAGCGTGGTTTTGCCAGGCCCTTTCACAGGCCTGATCGATGGATGATCCTGTTAATAACGCTTGCAAAAAGCTTTGGGTAGCAACATCCACCAGCAGCAGGTCATCGCGCCAGACCAGCACGCTTTCGCCGCCTGCGCTCAAGTTGGCCGGGGCCGCGCCGTGATGCATGGCGTATATGGCATGAATCGGCCAGTCTGCTGACACCACCAGACTCACGGCAGGATGGAAATCAACCCGTATCTGCCCAAAGCCAGCCGGGTCCAGCGTTTGCAAGGGCGTTAAATCTGCCGGGAGGATATCGGCAGCGAAATGGGCGCTATGTATGGCCCAATCCAGCCGGGCGACGTCGGGTAAATAGGGCAATTCGGCAGCGGGCGCAAAGCTGCTGATAAAGCCCGGCAGCGCCGCGCCATCATCATGCAAATTGCCGGAGATGGAAGGCGTTGCGCGAATATAAGCTTCAGTCAGCGCAACAAAGTATGTTTCTCCAACCAGATCATGCACGGAGGGAAACGCCGATGCCAACGCGCTGCTGCGGTTGGCAATCACGTTGCCACGGTAATAGCCCAGATTGGCGCGGGTGGCGTCGGTTACCGGAACTTGCTCATCGTCGCGCGCTTGCAACGCGGCCGCGAACAGGGCGATGGCCTCGTCGTATTTCATGCCGTCACCTCAGCAGGTTGGCTGGCGCGAGCCAGATGCTGGCTGGCCGTGGCATATTCCAGCAGCAATTCGGTCAGTGGCGGGATATGCGTATCGCGTTCCAGCAATACCGGGCGCGGGCCG
This genomic interval from Silvimonas soli contains the following:
- a CDS encoding DNA-binding domain-containing protein gives rise to the protein MKYDEAIALFAAALQARDDEQVPVTDATRANLGYYRGNVIANRSSALASAFPSVHDLVGETYFVALTEAYIRATPSISGNLHDDGAALPGFISSFAPAAELPYLPDVARLDWAIHSAHFAADILPADLTPLQTLDPAGFGQIRVDFHPAVSLVVSADWPIHAIYAMHHGAAPANLSAGGESVLVWRDDLLLVDVATQSFLQALLTGSSIDQACERAWQNHADFDPSPALAQWFGCGLVTALYLPS
- a CDS encoding DoxX family protein, which translates into the protein MKSIIASCAQSPLGRLYALGTWLAATLAPVFDLAVRLYVARVFILSGLTKLHDWHITLALFADEYKVPVLPPAVAAVMSTTAELGLSSLLIIGLAGRFSAAGLFVVNAVALISYHASLDAAGVKDHILWGTLLLFLVTHGMGLLSVDGWLKTRLGR